The following proteins are co-located in the Bosea sp. AS-1 genome:
- a CDS encoding peptide ABC transporter substrate-binding protein — protein sequence MSTAKFLTAAALALLPFAAHAERGSDGDLKILYWQAASTLNPYLSGIGKEVDAAALIVEPLARFDPQGTLVPLLAAEIPTKENGGIAADTTMITWKLRHGVKWADGSAFTAKDVVFTWKYCTAPGAGCAASNAFDGIKDILAKDDLTVEIRFAQPTPYPYVPFVSSTTPVLQEAQFKDCMGAKIASCTAQNFAPIGTGPYKVKDFKPNDVVVYAMNPAYREADKPHFSGVTIKGGGDPMSAARAVFETGETDYAWNLMLAPDVMAKLASTGKARPVTAFGSMVEYLFLNLTDPSSDLGDKRSTVAGGPNKILSDIRVRKALSLAIDRAEIAEVLYGDQGKSTCNVVPAPAQYVSNANDGCLKPNVAAAKALLDEAGWKLGADGFREKDGQKLRLSFLTSTSGVRQDTQAMLKEYWKALGVAVDLRNVSASVFFGGDAGNPDTRQKFYADIEMYTDNSKGLDQESYLNKWTCAAIPSPATQWQGSNMPRYCAQDYDALSQTLRKTDGIAARADLARKMNDMLVQSYAVIPLVHRGNISGAAKSLAGVSMNPWDSELWDVGNWSRGK from the coding sequence ATGAGCACGGCCAAGTTCCTGACCGCGGCCGCACTTGCGCTGCTGCCCTTCGCTGCCCATGCCGAACGAGGCTCGGATGGGGATCTCAAGATCCTCTACTGGCAGGCCGCTTCGACGCTGAATCCCTACCTGTCCGGGATCGGCAAGGAGGTCGATGCGGCGGCGCTCATCGTCGAGCCGCTCGCACGCTTCGATCCGCAGGGCACGCTGGTGCCGCTGCTGGCGGCAGAGATTCCGACGAAAGAAAACGGCGGCATCGCGGCCGACACGACGATGATAACCTGGAAGCTGCGCCACGGCGTCAAATGGGCCGATGGCAGCGCCTTCACGGCAAAGGATGTCGTCTTCACCTGGAAATATTGTACCGCGCCGGGAGCGGGCTGCGCCGCCTCGAACGCCTTCGACGGCATCAAGGACATCCTGGCCAAGGACGATCTGACCGTTGAGATCCGGTTCGCGCAGCCGACGCCCTACCCTTATGTACCGTTCGTTAGCTCGACGACGCCGGTGCTGCAGGAAGCCCAGTTCAAGGACTGTATGGGCGCCAAGATCGCCTCCTGCACCGCGCAGAACTTCGCGCCGATTGGCACCGGCCCCTACAAGGTCAAGGACTTCAAGCCGAACGACGTCGTCGTCTACGCGATGAACCCGGCCTATCGCGAAGCCGACAAGCCGCATTTCTCGGGTGTGACGATTAAGGGCGGCGGCGACCCGATGTCCGCAGCGCGGGCCGTCTTCGAGACAGGCGAAACCGATTATGCCTGGAACTTGATGCTGGCGCCCGACGTCATGGCGAAGCTGGCCTCCACGGGCAAGGCAAGGCCGGTAACGGCTTTCGGCTCGATGGTCGAATACCTGTTCCTGAACCTGACCGATCCGTCGTCGGATCTGGGCGACAAGCGCTCGACTGTTGCGGGCGGCCCGAACAAGATCCTGAGCGATATCCGCGTGCGCAAGGCGCTGTCCCTCGCCATCGATCGGGCGGAGATCGCGGAGGTTCTCTATGGCGACCAGGGCAAGTCGACCTGCAATGTCGTGCCGGCACCCGCCCAATATGTCTCGAACGCCAATGACGGCTGCCTGAAGCCGAATGTCGCGGCGGCCAAAGCCCTGCTGGACGAGGCCGGCTGGAAGCTTGGCGCTGACGGCTTCCGTGAGAAGGACGGGCAGAAGCTGAGGCTGTCCTTCCTGACCTCGACCAGCGGGGTTCGGCAGGATACCCAGGCCATGCTGAAGGAGTACTGGAAGGCCCTCGGCGTCGCCGTCGATCTTCGCAATGTCAGTGCATCGGTCTTCTTCGGCGGCGATGCCGGCAATCCGGACACCAGGCAGAAGTTCTACGCCGATATCGAGATGTATACCGACAACTCGAAAGGGCTCGATCAGGAATCCTACCTGAACAAGTGGACCTGTGCGGCGATCCCGTCCCCGGCCACGCAATGGCAGGGCAGCAACATGCCGCGCTACTGCGCGCAGGACTACGATGCCTTGTCCCAGACCCTGCGGAAGACCGACGGGATTGCGGCGCGCGCCGATCTCGCTCGTAAGATGAACGACATGCTGGTGCAGTCTTATGCCGTCATCCCGCTCGTGCATCGCGGCAATATCTCGGGCGCGGCAAAGTCGCTCGCCGGGGTTTCGATGAACCCGTGGGATAGTGAGCTCTGGGACGTCGGCAATTGGTCCAGGGGCAAATAG
- a CDS encoding MurR/RpiR family transcriptional regulator has translation MAAPPLFDRIRSEARSTAERKVASILLEGYPTRALATVEVLAKQASVSAPTVLRFLAKIGFSRFADFQAAAIADVERQLGSPLNNIRAEASGEPPEHVYQRTLLMQAEALQVAAAQAMPAEFDAIVDLLVPPRATIKLLGGRYSQNLAQRLATQLGQLRPGVAFTPLMLGFAYDALVDAGPQDVFVIFDYRRYQSELLTFAREARRSGARICLFTDIWRSPIAEYADAVLTSPDASTSPFGSRVVATAQIEAIVAAVSQRCRDWSRDRLARIEELRKLGTAEPSVKES, from the coding sequence ATGGCTGCACCGCCCCTTTTCGACAGGATCCGCAGCGAAGCCCGATCGACGGCTGAGCGAAAGGTCGCCTCGATCCTGCTCGAAGGCTATCCGACGCGCGCGCTCGCGACGGTCGAGGTGTTGGCGAAGCAGGCCTCGGTCAGCGCGCCGACCGTGCTGCGCTTCCTCGCCAAGATCGGCTTCTCGCGCTTCGCCGATTTCCAGGCGGCGGCCATCGCCGATGTCGAGCGCCAGCTCGGTTCGCCCTTGAACAACATTCGCGCCGAAGCGTCTGGAGAGCCGCCGGAGCATGTCTACCAGCGCACCTTGCTGATGCAGGCGGAGGCGCTGCAGGTCGCGGCCGCCCAAGCCATGCCGGCGGAATTCGACGCGATCGTCGACCTGCTGGTCCCTCCGCGGGCGACGATCAAGCTATTGGGCGGGCGCTATAGCCAGAATCTCGCACAGCGCCTGGCGACACAGCTCGGCCAGTTGCGGCCAGGCGTCGCTTTCACCCCGCTGATGCTGGGCTTTGCCTATGACGCGCTCGTCGATGCGGGGCCGCAGGACGTCTTCGTGATCTTCGACTATCGCCGCTACCAGAGCGAGCTTCTGACCTTCGCGCGCGAGGCGCGCCGGAGCGGCGCCCGCATCTGCCTGTTCACCGACATCTGGCGTTCGCCGATCGCGGAATATGCCGACGCGGTGCTGACCTCACCCGACGCCTCGACCTCGCCTTTCGGCTCGCGCGTCGTCGCTACCGCCCAGATCGAGGCAATCGTCGCCGCCGTCAGCCAGCGCTGCCGCGACTGGAGCCGCGACCGGCTCGCCCGGATCGAGGAGCTGCGCAAGCTCGGCACGGCAGAGCCGTCCGTCAAGGAAAGCTGA
- a CDS encoding N-formylglutamate amidohydrolase, protein MHANPPIVLNPHGRLPGLIAVDHAGRSIPPGLGDLGLASAWRESHYFCDLGVAELAHDLASRIDVPIVLCDVSRLVIDVNRWVDDPRSIPVALEGTPIALNKALSAAEREARQDAVFWPYHRLLGEIWARQTARHSRPFFFALHSCTRVFDGQHRPWDGGTIWHDDDTLSRHLLGHLGTEKGLVLGDNQPYSGRSGVYTVDWHSYGTGLPACGFEVTNDLLETGPDRARWASRLAGALTAAIDREVAA, encoded by the coding sequence ATGCATGCCAATCCGCCGATCGTGCTGAATCCGCATGGTCGCTTGCCCGGGTTGATCGCGGTCGATCACGCCGGGCGTTCGATTCCGCCCGGGCTCGGCGATCTCGGGCTCGCGTCCGCCTGGCGAGAAAGCCACTATTTCTGCGATCTCGGCGTGGCGGAGCTCGCGCATGATCTCGCCTCCCGTATCGACGTGCCGATCGTGCTCTGTGATGTCAGCCGCCTCGTCATCGACGTGAACCGTTGGGTCGACGACCCCCGCTCGATCCCTGTGGCGCTGGAAGGCACCCCGATCGCGCTCAATAAAGCGTTGTCGGCCGCCGAGCGGGAAGCCCGGCAAGACGCAGTCTTCTGGCCCTATCACCGGCTCCTAGGAGAGATCTGGGCGCGTCAAACCGCGCGTCATTCCCGACCGTTCTTCTTCGCGCTTCACAGCTGCACCCGCGTTTTCGACGGCCAGCACCGTCCCTGGGACGGCGGCACGATCTGGCATGACGACGACACCCTGTCGCGCCATCTGCTCGGCCATCTCGGCACGGAGAAAGGCCTCGTGCTGGGCGACAACCAACCCTATTCCGGGCGCAGCGGCGTCTACACGGTCGATTGGCACAGCTATGGCACGGGCCTGCCGGCCTGCGGCTTCGAGGTGACCAACGATCTCCTGGAGACCGGGCCGGACCGGGCCCGCTGGGCCAGCCGCCTCGCTGGCGCCTTGACGGCCGCCATCGACCGGGAAGTCGCCGCATGA
- a CDS encoding FAD-dependent oxidoreductase yields the protein MTPFSAEPPYALTAVAAPETGRLAGTREVDILLVGGGYGGLLTAIELAEAGARVAVIEARGIGAGGSGRNHGQCIPVFRYLDPAILPKKGVDLLAEAGARVFDRIARHGLRCEAIQKGTLSAAYNDRTLAATRAAQAKYAGYGKTDRYLDADEIAALTGTRAFLGGWVHREGGHVNPLGYARELARLALSLGVEIFTDSPMTGFSRDGGRWCIRTPEGEIRARAVGLTTDAYSTAAIPGAVTQGFFPLTSYAVASRPLTAEERAGVMPSGMNFGDTHHDPMFFRIDASGRIITGGLQEPGRGSRFDYTAGFMTRRLARIWPVLAGLDWDFMWTGAISMALDQTPSIQRLDDGLWALSGWSGRGVPTSAALSVAFARTLENPAAGLDWWPQRQPPRVVAGALLGRMVQLCRGPFNQLRDRIEG from the coding sequence ATGACCCCTTTTTCAGCCGAGCCACCCTATGCGCTGACCGCCGTCGCCGCCCCGGAGACCGGGCGCCTCGCCGGCACACGGGAGGTCGACATCCTGCTGGTCGGAGGCGGCTATGGCGGCCTGCTGACCGCGATCGAACTGGCAGAGGCCGGCGCGCGCGTCGCGGTGATCGAGGCGCGCGGCATCGGCGCCGGTGGCTCCGGCCGCAATCACGGCCAATGCATCCCGGTCTTCCGCTATCTCGACCCCGCGATCCTGCCGAAGAAGGGCGTCGATCTCCTTGCCGAAGCCGGAGCACGGGTCTTCGACCGGATCGCACGGCACGGCCTGCGCTGCGAGGCGATCCAGAAGGGCACGCTCAGCGCGGCCTATAATGACCGGACCCTGGCCGCGACGCGGGCAGCACAGGCGAAATACGCTGGCTACGGCAAAACCGACCGCTATCTGGATGCCGACGAGATCGCCGCGCTCACCGGCACCCGCGCCTTCCTGGGTGGTTGGGTCCATCGCGAAGGGGGACATGTCAATCCGCTCGGCTATGCACGCGAACTGGCGCGGCTCGCACTATCGCTCGGGGTCGAAATCTTCACCGACAGCCCGATGACCGGATTCTCGCGCGACGGCGGCCGCTGGTGCATCCGCACGCCCGAGGGTGAAATCCGCGCCAGGGCCGTCGGCCTGACGACCGACGCCTATTCGACGGCGGCGATCCCCGGCGCGGTGACACAGGGCTTCTTCCCGCTGACGAGCTACGCCGTCGCGAGCCGCCCGCTGACGGCCGAGGAGCGCGCCGGCGTCATGCCCTCGGGCATGAATTTCGGCGACACCCATCATGATCCGATGTTCTTCCGGATCGATGCCTCCGGAAGGATCATCACCGGCGGCTTGCAGGAGCCCGGCCGCGGCAGCCGCTTCGACTACACGGCGGGCTTCATGACCCGCCGGCTGGCGCGGATCTGGCCGGTTCTCGCGGGGCTGGACTGGGACTTCATGTGGACAGGCGCCATCAGCATGGCGCTTGATCAGACACCCTCGATCCAGCGGCTCGACGACGGGCTCTGGGCGCTTTCGGGCTGGTCCGGTCGCGGGGTTCCGACCTCGGCAGCTTTGTCCGTCGCCTTCGCCCGGACCTTGGAGAACCCTGCCGCGGGGCTCGACTGGTGGCCCCAGCGGCAGCCGCCGCGGGTCGTCGCCGGCGCGTTGCTGGGGCGGATGGTGCAGCTCTGCCGCGGCCCGTTCAACCAGCTGCGGGACCGGATCGAGGGCTGA
- a CDS encoding ABC transporter permease: MTEAVAIAPRQRSSHARDVWRRFRKHRGAMIGAVILGAILLAVIAGPWLWHLDPTAISMRLRNRGPSLDHPLGTDHLGRDMLARLIAGGRVSLTVGFTAMGLSLVLGTLVGVCAGFLRGLDGILMRLTDLFLALPLLPLLLVMSMLFREPLSQSLGAETGIFLLIVAAIGGTSWMHTARLVRGEVLTLKEREFVLAARSVGTRDGKMILRHILPNVLSPILVSATLGIASAIITESSLSFLGLGFPPDFPTWGRLLYDAVDQIQLYPMRVILPGVAISLTVLSVNYIGDGLRDAMDPRARTR; encoded by the coding sequence ATGACTGAGGCTGTTGCGATCGCGCCCCGCCAGCGCTCGAGCCATGCGCGCGATGTCTGGCGCCGGTTCCGCAAGCATCGCGGCGCGATGATTGGCGCGGTGATCCTCGGCGCGATCCTGCTGGCTGTCATCGCCGGCCCCTGGCTCTGGCATCTCGACCCGACCGCCATTTCCATGCGGCTGCGCAACAGGGGGCCGTCGCTGGATCATCCGCTCGGCACCGACCATCTCGGGCGCGATATGCTGGCGCGACTGATCGCGGGCGGACGGGTCTCGCTGACGGTCGGCTTCACCGCGATGGGGCTCTCGCTGGTGCTGGGGACGCTGGTGGGCGTTTGTGCAGGCTTCCTGCGCGGGCTCGACGGTATCCTGATGCGGCTGACCGACCTCTTCCTCGCGCTTCCGTTGCTGCCCCTGCTCCTCGTCATGTCGATGTTGTTCCGCGAGCCGCTGTCGCAATCGCTCGGCGCCGAGACCGGGATATTCCTGCTGATCGTCGCCGCCATCGGGGGAACGAGCTGGATGCATACCGCGCGCCTCGTCCGCGGCGAGGTCCTCACCCTGAAGGAACGCGAATTCGTCCTGGCCGCTCGGTCGGTGGGCACGCGCGACGGCAAGATGATCCTGCGCCACATCCTGCCCAACGTGCTGTCGCCGATCCTGGTTTCGGCGACGCTCGGGATCGCCAGCGCGATCATCACCGAAAGCTCGCTCTCCTTCCTCGGGCTCGGCTTCCCACCGGATTTCCCGACCTGGGGGCGGCTGCTCTACGATGCGGTCGACCAGATCCAGCTCTATCCGATGCGGGTGATCCTGCCCGGCGTCGCGATTTCGCTGACGGTGCTGTCGGTCAACTATATCGGCGACGGCCTGCGCGACGCGATGGATCCGCGAGCACGCACCCGCTGA
- a CDS encoding ABC transporter permease, translating to MLHYTLRRLLVAIPTLLLISLVIFLLLGLAPGDPMAQLPLTIPPEVKEKMRASLGLGDPLLVRYLLWLKQFFWVEPLHVLDTLLGLNLAGESQRVMSWQSRAPVADIIAQRLPQTLWVVGLAYVVGTAIALPIGILSAYRQHSWFDQIGTFLSMIGFSVPTFFTGVLLIVVFSVGLGWFPSLYDTTLRVTSWDSFLAQIRQMVLPVMVLALYNASQISRFMRASMLDNLRQDYVRTARANGLSEGVVVLVHVLRNSMIPVVTVIAMGVPHIFGGAIITEQVFKVNGIGELLISSIQANDVPMVQTLTFIFAVLIVLFNLMADILYGILDPRIRYD from the coding sequence ATGCTCCATTACACGCTGCGCCGACTCTTGGTGGCGATCCCCACGCTGCTGCTGATCAGCCTTGTCATCTTCCTGCTGCTCGGCCTCGCGCCCGGCGACCCGATGGCGCAGCTGCCGCTGACGATCCCGCCCGAGGTGAAGGAGAAGATGCGCGCCTCGCTCGGTCTCGGCGATCCCCTGCTGGTCCGCTATCTCCTGTGGCTCAAGCAGTTCTTCTGGGTCGAGCCGCTGCATGTCCTCGACACGCTGTTGGGGCTGAACCTGGCAGGCGAGAGCCAGCGCGTCATGTCATGGCAGTCACGCGCGCCGGTGGCCGACATCATCGCGCAGAGGCTGCCGCAGACGCTCTGGGTCGTCGGGCTCGCCTATGTCGTGGGCACCGCCATCGCGTTGCCGATCGGCATCCTGTCGGCCTATCGCCAGCATAGCTGGTTCGACCAGATCGGCACCTTCCTCTCGATGATCGGCTTCTCGGTGCCGACCTTCTTCACCGGCGTGCTGTTGATCGTGGTCTTCTCGGTCGGGCTCGGCTGGTTTCCCTCGCTCTACGACACGACGCTGAGGGTGACGAGCTGGGACAGCTTCCTGGCGCAGATCCGCCAGATGGTTCTGCCAGTGATGGTGCTCGCCCTCTACAATGCCAGCCAGATCAGCCGGTTCATGCGAGCCTCGATGCTCGATAACCTGCGGCAGGACTATGTCCGCACCGCTCGCGCCAACGGGCTGAGCGAGGGGGTGGTGGTGCTGGTCCATGTGCTGCGCAACTCGATGATTCCGGTCGTGACCGTGATCGCGATGGGCGTGCCCCACATCTTCGGCGGCGCCATCATCACCGAGCAGGTCTTCAAGGTGAACGGGATCGGCGAGCTGCTGATCTCGTCGATCCAGGCCAACGACGTGCCGATGGTCCAGACCCTGACCTTCATCTTCGCGGTGCTGATCGTGCTGTTCAACCTGATGGCCGACATCCTGTACGGCATTCTCGATCCGAGGATCCGCTATGACTGA